A stretch of the uncultured Trichococcus sp. genome encodes the following:
- a CDS encoding NlpC/P60 family protein — translation MKKKLVAIALAGTILATSIVTPFTAQADEVLTKIQQQETKISELDSKQSTAEEILSAITAEVDAAEKRAETLLANRVKTQDEIVALQEEIAELQVVIAQREEQLDEQARSVQVNGSNENYLNFIVASESFTDLVSRIDVVSKMVSANKELVEQQVADQKAVEGKKNKTEDNLNKINAMAMELEQLKGDLQVKKIEQESAIAALAAEKATAESDRQMFIAQKEEADQRAAAEAAAIAAAEAAAATVAATVAQTSSEESSTVDIAASDTVASSESVAPTQPVVSNPVAESAPVAPPVSAPVAPAPVVPAPELSAPTGDVVSIAAKYIGVPYVWGGKTPSGFDCSGFTSYVFREAYGIEIGGYTVPQENSGTQIAVSAAQAGDLIFWGSRGATYHVAIYVGGGQYIHAPAPGQTVTYSSYNLSGASFAVRVAR, via the coding sequence TTGAAGAAGAAATTAGTGGCTATCGCATTAGCAGGTACGATCCTTGCAACAAGTATAGTAACGCCTTTTACAGCTCAAGCAGATGAAGTCTTAACAAAAATCCAACAACAAGAAACGAAAATTTCTGAATTGGACAGCAAACAAAGCACGGCGGAAGAAATCTTGTCTGCAATCACTGCAGAAGTTGATGCAGCCGAAAAAAGAGCTGAGACGCTTTTGGCAAACCGCGTAAAGACACAAGATGAAATTGTTGCTTTACAAGAAGAGATTGCCGAATTGCAAGTTGTCATCGCACAACGTGAAGAACAACTGGATGAACAAGCAAGATCTGTTCAAGTTAATGGTTCAAACGAAAATTACTTGAACTTTATCGTAGCATCTGAATCTTTCACGGATTTAGTATCCCGCATCGACGTTGTTTCAAAAATGGTTTCGGCCAATAAAGAATTGGTAGAACAGCAAGTTGCTGATCAAAAAGCTGTTGAAGGCAAGAAAAATAAAACTGAAGACAACTTAAATAAAATCAATGCAATGGCCATGGAGTTGGAACAACTTAAAGGCGATCTTCAAGTGAAGAAAATCGAACAAGAAAGCGCCATTGCCGCTTTAGCTGCTGAAAAAGCGACAGCTGAATCCGACCGTCAAATGTTCATAGCACAAAAAGAAGAAGCAGACCAAAGAGCTGCCGCGGAGGCTGCTGCCATTGCCGCTGCTGAAGCTGCCGCAGCAACTGTAGCTGCTACGGTCGCACAAACAAGCTCAGAAGAATCTTCAACCGTTGACATTGCTGCAAGCGACACAGTTGCAAGTTCCGAGTCAGTAGCTCCAACTCAACCAGTTGTCAGCAATCCGGTAGCAGAAAGTGCACCAGTTGCACCGCCCGTCAGCGCACCAGTTGCACCTGCGCCAGTCGTTCCTGCACCGGAATTATCAGCACCAACAGGCGATGTTGTTTCCATTGCTGCGAAATATATCGGCGTTCCTTATGTATGGGGAGGAAAAACACCATCAGGGTTTGACTGCTCAGGTTTCACTTCTTATGTCTTCAGAGAAGCATACGGCATCGAAATCGGTGGCTACACAGTTCCTCAAGAAAACTCAGGTACACAGATTGCTGTATCAGCCGCACAAGCGGGAGATTTGATTTTCTGGGGTTCAAGAGGCGCGACTTATCACGTTGCGATCTACGTAGGCGGCGGACAATACATCCACGCTCCAGCACCAGGCCAAACAGTTACTTATTCTTCTTACAACCTTTCCGGCGCATCATTTGCTGTTCGTGTTGCAAGATAA
- a CDS encoding GNAT family N-acetyltransferase produces MTTPQLFSRETSLRLEPVESMEQINELSRLADIIWHEYYLPILGPEQVTYMLENIQSKANLEEDIETGRLDYFLIKSEGQSAGYLAIQLQDDKLFISKLYLLKEARGQGYAYQIMQKMIDLAKQERKKVLELTVNKYNEGSISFYEKFGFVRTESIVSPIGGGFVMDDYVYQYPLTPGP; encoded by the coding sequence ATGACGACTCCGCAGCTGTTTTCGCGCGAAACATCACTCCGGTTGGAACCTGTCGAAAGCATGGAGCAGATCAATGAGCTGTCCCGCTTGGCTGACATCATCTGGCATGAATACTATCTGCCGATCCTCGGTCCGGAACAGGTTACTTATATGTTGGAGAATATCCAGTCCAAAGCGAATCTGGAAGAGGACATCGAAACAGGCAGATTGGATTATTTCCTCATCAAAAGCGAGGGTCAATCTGCGGGTTACTTGGCTATCCAACTGCAGGACGACAAGCTGTTCATCAGCAAACTTTACCTTCTGAAGGAAGCCCGTGGGCAAGGCTACGCCTATCAGATCATGCAAAAAATGATCGATTTAGCAAAGCAAGAACGGAAAAAAGTTCTCGAGCTTACCGTCAACAAATACAACGAAGGTTCCATCTCATTCTACGAAAAATTCGGTTTTGTCCGCACGGAATCCATCGTCTCCCCAATCGGAGGCGGCTTCGTGATGGACGATTACGTCTACCAATATCCGCTCACACCGGGCCCATAA
- the tyrS gene encoding tyrosine--tRNA ligase, with translation MNIIDELEWRGAINQQTDAAGLRKLTEEEQIGLYCGVDPTGDSLHIGHLIPFIVLKRFQLAGHRPVILIGGATGSIGDPSGKSEERVLQSMDQVVENANALTAQMKKLFLSDSSADIRLVNNYDWTKDLTLLDFLRDFGKNFNINTMLAKDIVASRLDTGISFTEFTYQILQSMDFLHLFQNEGVNLQIGGQDQWGNITAGLDLIRKKEGAEAKAFGLTIPLMLKADGTKFGKTAGGAVWLDPKKTTPYEFYQFWVNQDDRDVVKYLKYFTFLSKEEIDALAEKVEAEPHKREAQKVLAAEMTRFVHSEQALADALKITKALFTGEVKELTADEIAEGFKNMPTFESDLKEQELVTWLVDLGIEPSRRQSREDIQNGAISINGDKITDPAFIITAENSFEGRFILVRRGKKKYFLVKLVA, from the coding sequence ATGAATATCATCGATGAATTAGAGTGGCGCGGCGCCATCAACCAACAAACGGACGCGGCAGGATTGCGGAAATTAACGGAGGAGGAGCAGATCGGCCTCTATTGCGGCGTTGACCCTACCGGCGACAGCCTTCATATCGGCCACTTGATCCCCTTCATCGTATTGAAGAGATTCCAACTGGCTGGTCACAGACCCGTCATCCTGATCGGCGGCGCAACCGGCTCGATCGGCGACCCAAGCGGAAAAAGCGAGGAACGGGTTCTGCAATCAATGGATCAAGTCGTCGAGAATGCAAATGCTTTGACCGCTCAAATGAAGAAACTGTTCCTTTCCGACAGTTCAGCCGACATCCGTCTCGTCAACAACTATGACTGGACAAAAGATTTGACGCTGTTGGATTTCCTGCGTGACTTCGGCAAGAACTTCAACATCAATACGATGTTGGCCAAAGATATCGTAGCCAGCCGTCTGGATACCGGCATTTCTTTCACAGAATTCACTTACCAGATTCTGCAGTCGATGGACTTCCTGCACCTTTTCCAGAATGAAGGCGTCAACCTTCAGATCGGTGGTCAGGATCAATGGGGCAATATCACTGCCGGCTTGGACCTGATCCGTAAAAAAGAAGGTGCGGAAGCAAAAGCTTTCGGTTTGACGATTCCTTTGATGCTGAAGGCTGACGGCACGAAATTCGGCAAGACTGCCGGCGGTGCGGTCTGGTTGGATCCGAAAAAAACAACGCCTTACGAGTTCTACCAATTCTGGGTGAACCAGGACGACCGCGATGTCGTCAAATACTTGAAATACTTCACTTTCCTTTCAAAGGAAGAAATCGATGCTTTGGCTGAAAAAGTGGAAGCTGAGCCGCACAAACGCGAAGCCCAAAAAGTATTGGCAGCTGAAATGACACGCTTCGTCCACAGCGAACAAGCCTTGGCGGATGCGTTGAAGATCACAAAAGCCCTGTTTACCGGCGAAGTGAAGGAATTGACGGCAGACGAAATTGCTGAAGGATTCAAAAATATGCCAACGTTCGAATCGGACCTGAAGGAGCAGGAATTGGTGACTTGGCTGGTCGATCTGGGAATCGAACCTTCCCGCCGCCAGTCACGCGAAGATATCCAAAACGGCGCCATTTCCATCAATGGCGACAAAATCACGGATCCGGCCTTCATCATCACTGCCGAAAATTCTTTCGAAGGCCGTTTCATCCTTGTACGCCGCGGCAAAAAGAAATATTTCCTGGTAAAGTTGGTGGCTTAA